Proteins encoded together in one Salarchaeum sp. JOR-1 window:
- a CDS encoding ABC transporter permease, whose translation MATESMFAWLGRRIKRQDAGSVLLVAPLAAFELVFFVVPFLILVRMSLNANVDPGFYASAFTLDAYRAVLESGLYRDLIVFSFKLGVIATVIAVLLALFYAYAAYRATGLRKSLLLFSVILPLLTTLVVKTYAWRPLLAPNGVLNDLLIDIGVISSPIQFAPGMVGTVVGQVYIVFPYAVLAIYSVLSTMDWDTVEAARDLGASRPRSFFEVVVPEALPGIAVATVVSFAWSVGAYAAPSQLGSGQQTTFAMEIESLMLTQLDWPTGAAFSILMLGGMLVVSLGVMRLFTGSIGGVQDV comes from the coding sequence ATGGCGACGGAGTCGATGTTCGCGTGGCTCGGCCGCCGCATCAAGCGACAGGACGCGGGGAGCGTCCTGCTCGTCGCACCGCTCGCGGCGTTCGAACTCGTGTTCTTCGTCGTTCCGTTCCTCATCCTCGTCCGGATGAGTTTGAACGCGAACGTAGACCCCGGGTTCTACGCGTCGGCGTTCACGCTCGACGCCTACCGCGCCGTCCTCGAATCCGGGCTCTACCGCGACCTCATCGTCTTCTCGTTCAAACTCGGCGTGATCGCGACCGTGATCGCGGTGTTACTCGCGTTGTTCTACGCGTATGCCGCCTACCGCGCGACGGGCCTCCGGAAGTCGCTCCTGTTGTTCTCCGTCATCCTCCCGCTGCTGACGACGCTCGTCGTGAAGACGTACGCGTGGCGGCCGCTCCTCGCGCCGAACGGCGTCCTGAACGATCTCCTGATCGACATCGGCGTTATCAGTTCGCCGATCCAGTTCGCGCCCGGGATGGTAGGAACGGTCGTCGGGCAGGTGTACATCGTCTTCCCGTACGCCGTGCTCGCCATCTACAGCGTGCTCTCCACGATGGACTGGGATACGGTCGAGGCCGCCCGCGACCTCGGGGCGTCCCGACCGCGGTCGTTCTTCGAAGTCGTCGTCCCCGAGGCGCTCCCCGGTATCGCGGTCGCGACCGTGGTGTCGTTCGCGTGGAGCGTCGGCGCCTACGCCGCCCCCAGCCAGCTCGGCTCGGGCCAACAGACGACGTTCGCGATGGAGATTGAGAGCCTGATGCTCACTCAACTGGACTGGCCGACCGGCGCGGCGTTCAGCATTCTGATGCTCGGCGGCATGCTCGTCGTCTCACTCGGCGTGATGCGGTTGTTCACTGGTTCTATCGGAGGGGTTCAAGATGTCTAG
- a CDS encoding ABC transporter ATP-binding protein: MPSPAIDATGLTKRYGDETAVDGLDLSIPQGTVYGFLGPNGAGKTTTMRMLTTLTKPTHGTASVAGASIDDRDAVVKRIGYLPEEPPLFDELTGREQLEYIAGLRDLPAADATERIDSLLERFGLADDADKRISAYSKGMKQKAGIVQALLHDPDVVFLDEPTSGLDPRAARTVRDTIADLAEDETTVFLSSHILSVVDELADTVGVLFKGGLVAEGGPDALKKRAETGEQQSLEDVFLEVTTEVDGT, encoded by the coding sequence ATGCCATCCCCCGCTATCGACGCGACCGGCCTCACCAAGCGGTACGGCGACGAGACCGCCGTCGACGGCCTCGACCTCTCCATCCCCCAGGGCACGGTGTACGGCTTCCTCGGGCCGAACGGCGCCGGGAAGACGACGACGATGCGGATGCTGACGACGCTCACGAAGCCGACGCACGGCACCGCGTCCGTCGCCGGCGCGTCCATCGACGACCGGGACGCGGTGGTGAAGCGAATCGGCTACCTCCCCGAGGAGCCGCCGCTGTTCGACGAACTCACCGGCCGCGAACAACTGGAGTACATCGCGGGCCTCCGCGACCTCCCGGCCGCGGACGCAACCGAACGCATCGACAGCCTCCTCGAACGCTTCGGCCTCGCCGACGACGCCGACAAGCGCATCAGCGCGTACTCGAAGGGCATGAAGCAGAAGGCCGGCATCGTGCAGGCGCTCCTCCACGACCCCGACGTCGTCTTCCTCGACGAACCCACGTCGGGCCTCGACCCGCGGGCCGCCCGCACCGTCCGCGACACCATCGCCGACCTCGCCGAGGACGAAACCACGGTGTTCCTCTCCAGTCACATCCTCTCCGTCGTCGACGAACTCGCGGACACCGTCGGCGTCCTGTTCAAGGGCGGCCTCGTCGCCGAGGGCGGCCCCGACGCCCTCAAGAAACGCGCCGAGACGGGCGAACAGCAGAGCCTCGAAGACGTCTTCCTCGAAGTTACGACGGAGGTAGACGGCACGTGA
- a CDS encoding thioesterase family protein: MFEYTRTVAVRYQDFDTVGVANNATFATLVEEGRRYYLEDHLGISLDDSRVVLAHLEFDFERPVTEPTSVEVAVRAEDVGSSSFTLAYEVTQHGERIATAQSTQVAVDDAGRPRDLPESWRDALA, from the coding sequence ATGTTCGAGTACACGCGCACGGTCGCCGTGCGCTATCAGGACTTCGACACGGTGGGCGTCGCGAACAACGCGACGTTCGCCACGCTCGTCGAAGAGGGCCGCCGGTACTACCTCGAAGACCACCTCGGAATCAGCCTCGACGACTCGCGGGTCGTGCTCGCGCATCTGGAGTTCGACTTCGAGCGCCCCGTGACGGAACCGACGAGCGTGGAGGTGGCCGTCCGCGCGGAGGACGTGGGCTCGTCGAGTTTCACGCTCGCGTACGAGGTCACGCAGCACGGCGAGCGGATCGCGACCGCGCAGTCGACCCAGGTCGCGGTAGACGACGCGGGGCGGCCGCGCGACCTCCCCGAGTCGTGGCGGGACGCGCTCGCGTAG
- a CDS encoding GNAT family N-acetyltransferase, whose translation MRVTEATTDAERADAFSVRRDVFVEEQGVPEDVEWDDYDEAERTRHFVAYDGETPVGAARLRPADDDAGKVERVATLKERREEGIGGALMEALEDAARGEYDRLVLHAQTHAESFYLHLGYETTSDVFDEAGIPHVEMEKRLNRNQ comes from the coding sequence GTGAGGGTGACGGAAGCCACGACCGACGCGGAGCGCGCGGACGCGTTCAGCGTGCGCCGCGACGTGTTCGTGGAGGAACAGGGCGTGCCCGAGGACGTGGAGTGGGACGACTACGACGAGGCCGAACGAACCCGGCACTTCGTCGCGTACGACGGCGAAACGCCCGTCGGGGCCGCGCGCCTCCGCCCGGCGGACGACGACGCGGGGAAGGTGGAGCGCGTCGCGACGCTGAAGGAACGCCGCGAGGAGGGTATTGGCGGGGCGCTGATGGAGGCGTTGGAGGACGCGGCGCGCGGAGAGTACGACCGCCTCGTCCTGCACGCGCAGACGCACGCGGAGTCGTTCTACCTCCACCTCGGGTACGAGACGACGAGCGACGTGTTCGACGAGGCGGGCATCCCGCACGTCGAGATGGAGAAGCGACTGAACCGGAATCAGTAA
- a CDS encoding helix-turn-helix domain-containing protein: protein MSLIAEFRLTGPGLVLRHARNAVPEVDVNVQHEVGIDPQRPILFFWATPDGDADASALDDFHDAVAADGSVRDATVLDDLGDRRLYRVQIHEHHDTVLYPAYVELGAALVGLYSAASGWKVEMRFPHRDALTDFRAACERNGVSFSLHRLYQGVNENEPKGLTDAQREALRVAMALGYFGVPREAALADVADELDVSTQAASERVRRAVKALVESAV, encoded by the coding sequence ATGAGTCTTATCGCCGAGTTCCGGCTGACCGGGCCGGGCCTCGTTCTCCGCCACGCCCGCAACGCCGTCCCCGAAGTCGACGTGAACGTCCAGCACGAGGTCGGAATCGACCCGCAGCGCCCGATCCTCTTCTTCTGGGCGACCCCGGACGGCGACGCCGACGCGAGCGCGCTCGACGACTTCCACGACGCCGTCGCGGCGGACGGCTCCGTGAGGGACGCCACCGTCCTCGACGACCTCGGCGACCGCCGGCTCTACCGCGTCCAGATCCACGAACACCACGACACCGTGCTCTACCCGGCGTACGTCGAACTGGGCGCGGCGCTCGTCGGCCTCTACAGCGCGGCGTCCGGCTGGAAGGTCGAAATGCGCTTCCCCCATCGGGACGCGCTCACCGACTTCCGAGCGGCGTGTGAGCGCAACGGCGTCAGCTTCTCGCTCCACCGGCTCTACCAGGGCGTGAACGAGAACGAACCCAAGGGACTCACCGACGCCCAGCGCGAAGCCCTGCGGGTCGCGATGGCACTCGGGTACTTCGGCGTTCCCCGGGAAGCAGCGCTCGCGGACGTGGCGGACGAACTCGACGTCTCGACGCAGGCGGCGTCAGAACGAGTGCGGCGCGCGGTGAAAGCGCTCGTGGAGAGCGCCGTCTAG
- a CDS encoding MFS transporter, protein MGVFDTDRRIIVLALARMADAIGNSFLIVVLPLYIEHLVGGGESGVFVELFGLSTTLSLGLATGVVLSLFGFLNSFAQPFTGRWSDRVGKRKIFIIAGLAILTVTNLAYVLAGSYFSLFGIRALQGLGVAFTVPATVALVNELSSATSRGESMGVFNTFRLLGFGMGPIAAGTFVHLYGYNAAFAFAAGAALVATLLVYALVEDAEETEASAGEDLSIEVLNSANRGVLDPVFTLGLASLFMAIGIALLAAIETRVNARLDQGSFLFGVEFAAFVLAQVLVQVPVGRLSDRYGRRPFILLGLAILAPATLVQGFVTTPAEMITARFVQGVAGAMVFAPGFALAGDLARHGDSGTKLSVLTMSFGLGTAIGPLAAGVLYTFDYAAPFVFGGLLAVLGFVLVYTQVAETVDPDAGRAEGAAPQD, encoded by the coding sequence ATGGGCGTGTTCGACACCGACCGCCGCATCATCGTCCTCGCGCTCGCCCGGATGGCCGACGCCATCGGGAACTCATTCCTCATCGTCGTTCTCCCCCTCTACATCGAACACCTCGTCGGGGGCGGCGAGTCGGGCGTGTTCGTCGAGCTGTTCGGCCTCTCCACCACGCTCTCGCTCGGCCTCGCCACCGGTGTCGTGCTCTCCCTGTTCGGCTTCCTCAACAGCTTCGCGCAGCCGTTCACGGGCCGGTGGAGCGACCGCGTCGGAAAGCGGAAAATCTTCATCATCGCCGGGCTCGCCATCCTCACCGTAACGAACCTCGCGTACGTCCTCGCGGGCAGTTACTTCAGCCTGTTCGGCATCCGCGCCTTGCAGGGCCTCGGGGTCGCGTTCACCGTTCCCGCGACCGTCGCGCTCGTGAACGAGCTCTCCTCGGCGACGAGCAGGGGCGAGAGCATGGGCGTCTTCAACACGTTCCGGCTGCTCGGGTTCGGAATGGGCCCCATCGCGGCCGGGACGTTCGTCCACCTCTACGGCTACAACGCGGCGTTCGCGTTCGCCGCGGGCGCGGCGCTCGTCGCCACGCTCCTCGTGTACGCGCTCGTGGAGGACGCGGAGGAGACGGAGGCGAGCGCGGGCGAAGACCTCTCCATCGAGGTCTTGAACTCCGCGAACCGCGGCGTGCTCGACCCCGTGTTCACGCTCGGTCTCGCGTCGCTCTTCATGGCCATCGGCATCGCGCTCCTCGCCGCCATCGAGACGAGGGTGAACGCCCGCCTCGATCAGGGGAGCTTCCTGTTCGGCGTTGAGTTCGCGGCGTTCGTCCTCGCGCAAGTGCTCGTGCAGGTGCCGGTCGGACGGCTCAGCGACCGGTACGGCCGCCGGCCGTTCATCCTTCTCGGCCTCGCCATCCTCGCGCCCGCGACGCTCGTGCAGGGGTTCGTCACGACGCCAGCGGAGATGATAACGGCTCGGTTCGTGCAGGGCGTCGCCGGCGCGATGGTGTTCGCGCCCGGGTTCGCGCTCGCCGGCGACCTCGCGCGACACGGCGACTCCGGAACGAAGCTGAGCGTGCTCACGATGAGTTTCGGCCTCGGCACCGCCATCGGGCCGCTCGCGGCGGGCGTGCTCTACACGTTCGACTACGCCGCGCCGTTCGTGTTCGGCGGTCTGCTCGCGGTGCTCGGGTTCGTGCTCGTGTACACGCAGGTCGCGGAGACCGTCGACCCCGACGCGGGACGCGCCGAAGGCGCAGCGCCGCAGGACTAG
- a CDS encoding MBL fold metallo-hydrolase, with amino-acid sequence MESDWGDWLPTAVAAADPDTVAVWYLGCNGFVLKGRDGTTVYVDPYVGTGDPPRTVRMIPVPFDPADVAHADAVLATHEHTDHVHGETQGPILSNSEATFYGPAASVAVTQEANWQSAYDLRTDQFRTVSAGDSFELGEFTVHVEHAHDPDATDPVSYVFEHETGTFFHGGDTKPDDGLARVGDEYDIDLGALAFGSPGMLPDKETREPKYTKWYSDEAEVVEAARQLDLDRLLPTHWDMWKGLTANPEALRPHVRSFDAPNRLETVEIGDRVDL; translated from the coding sequence ATGGAGAGCGACTGGGGCGACTGGCTACCGACGGCGGTCGCGGCCGCCGACCCGGACACCGTCGCCGTCTGGTATCTCGGCTGTAACGGCTTCGTGCTCAAGGGACGCGACGGAACCACGGTCTACGTCGACCCCTACGTCGGGACGGGCGACCCGCCGCGGACGGTGCGGATGATTCCCGTTCCGTTCGACCCCGCCGACGTGGCGCACGCGGACGCGGTGCTGGCGACCCACGAGCACACCGACCACGTGCACGGCGAGACGCAGGGGCCGATTCTGTCGAACAGCGAGGCGACCTTCTACGGGCCGGCCGCGAGCGTCGCCGTCACCCAGGAGGCGAACTGGCAGTCCGCCTACGACCTCAGAACCGACCAGTTCCGAACCGTCTCCGCGGGCGACTCGTTCGAACTCGGAGAGTTCACGGTGCACGTCGAGCACGCCCACGACCCGGACGCCACCGACCCCGTCTCGTACGTGTTCGAGCACGAGACGGGGACGTTCTTCCACGGCGGCGACACGAAGCCCGACGACGGTCTCGCGCGCGTCGGCGACGAGTACGACATCGACCTGGGCGCGCTCGCGTTCGGGTCGCCCGGCATGCTTCCTGATAAGGAGACTCGCGAGCCCAAATACACGAAGTGGTACAGCGACGAGGCCGAGGTCGTGGAGGCCGCGCGCCAGCTCGACCTCGACCGCCTGCTCCCGACCCACTGGGACATGTGGAAGGGCCTCACCGCGAACCCCGAGGCGCTCCGACCGCACGTCCGGAGCTTCGACGCGCCGAACCGGCTCGAAACCGTCGAGATCGGTGACCGAGTGGACCTGTGA
- a CDS encoding MMPL family transporter — protein MSRFDRLVTAVTDHSKAAIAIMVLLTVVVGAGAPMVEQSSSLSQFQSDTTESQKLDYIQENFQTGDQNTTTVQIIMRGENVLAKEQLLDSLALQQSIRTNETVAPSLVNNSPTTGVANIVAITAIRQEQAADIEQRRQVLNETAAELRRALTALRQNPNASIEAAFTDVRASTAVELNDTDYATFEAAAQQLRNASSEQAVQQAYTLGTRGVLAEEYAALQERANALRNAETPPLAEQKNQLRSMNASAVESLVTTVLQNGNGGSGGGVLALMPTDYETGSASAEATMIVVTQTAQSDSEMGSASDRLVETQTAMQEIANSRSDGNTYMVFGPGIIAQEITQSMTDSVLIVGPLALIFVLLTLVIAYRDLLDIALGLTGIVAVLVWTFGFMGWADIAFNQIFIAVPVLLIGLSIDYAIHIFMRHREEREAVGEGPRGSMRVALAGVGVALVWVTATTVIGFLSNLVSPLPPIQDFGIVSSVGITAALLVFGVLIPALKVELDEFLESRGFDRKKRAFGTGGGRLGKALTVGSTAAKKSPWLVILFAVLLSAGGAYGATQVDTSFSQTDFIAEDPPAWMEDLPEPFKPHDYTAKENLQYVNENFLRQDSQAQILIQGAVASDTALERLHDAQQAAEQKNVTVELSGGEAAITSPLTVMEQVAAQNETFNQTYTAADTDGNGVPDRNVEAVYDALFAVAPDQANGVIHRTSPDDYQALRMVVSVQGGASGEAVTEQMRAVAAVIEGGGLTATATGQSILFKIVQDQLLETVIESLLVTLVAIVVFLMAAYRLTEGSATLGLVTLLPVVFSVAWILGTMYLAGIPFNVLTGMITSLTVGLGVAYSIHLSERYNQELERRGNAFDALTVALKGTGGALLGSAATTVGGFGVLVFAVLPPLQQFGIITGMTIIYAFLAAVLVLPSLLVVWTRYTNPLGGDEFENGDDAETAVDIGEGADAPTREASPRFVQPGGEATVVVHLPDVAGRALLREDAPVSSLDHVDPEPLNTTVTDGTLYAVWETAEPTPARVEYTVSVPGDAQDNETVRFAGELRTPRGATSVEGDGFVTVVSDVFERIVSEGEVSRQDLALAAQQLEAGALSPEQYERIHEQWLNQNQDE, from the coding sequence ATGAGTCGGTTCGACCGCCTCGTCACCGCCGTCACCGACCACAGCAAGGCCGCGATAGCGATCATGGTGCTGTTGACGGTCGTCGTCGGCGCCGGCGCGCCGATGGTCGAGCAGTCGTCGTCGCTCAGCCAGTTCCAGAGCGACACGACGGAGTCCCAGAAGCTCGACTACATCCAGGAGAACTTCCAGACCGGCGACCAGAACACGACGACCGTCCAGATAATCATGCGCGGGGAGAACGTCCTCGCGAAAGAACAGCTCCTCGACAGTCTCGCCCTCCAGCAGTCCATCCGGACGAACGAGACCGTCGCGCCCTCGCTCGTGAACAACTCGCCGACGACGGGCGTGGCGAACATCGTCGCGATAACGGCGATCCGCCAGGAGCAAGCGGCCGACATCGAACAGCGGCGGCAGGTTCTGAACGAGACCGCGGCGGAGCTCCGGCGCGCGCTCACTGCCCTCCGCCAGAACCCGAACGCGTCCATCGAGGCGGCGTTCACCGACGTGCGCGCGAGCACGGCCGTCGAACTGAACGACACGGACTACGCGACGTTCGAGGCGGCGGCCCAACAGCTCCGGAACGCCTCCAGCGAACAGGCCGTCCAGCAGGCGTACACGCTCGGCACGCGCGGCGTGCTCGCGGAGGAGTACGCCGCCCTCCAGGAGCGCGCGAACGCCCTCCGGAACGCTGAGACGCCGCCGCTGGCGGAGCAGAAGAACCAGCTGAGATCGATGAACGCGAGCGCGGTCGAATCGCTCGTCACCACCGTTCTCCAGAACGGGAACGGCGGGAGCGGCGGCGGCGTGCTCGCGTTGATGCCGACCGACTACGAGACCGGGAGCGCGTCCGCGGAGGCGACGATGATCGTCGTCACGCAGACCGCGCAGAGCGACAGCGAGATGGGGTCGGCGAGCGACCGGCTCGTCGAGACCCAGACGGCGATGCAGGAAATCGCCAACTCCCGGAGTGACGGGAACACCTACATGGTGTTCGGGCCGGGCATTATCGCCCAAGAGATCACGCAGTCCATGACGGACAGCGTGCTCATCGTCGGCCCGCTCGCGCTCATCTTCGTCCTCCTCACGCTCGTCATCGCGTACCGCGACCTCCTCGATATCGCGCTCGGCCTCACCGGCATCGTCGCGGTGCTCGTGTGGACGTTCGGCTTCATGGGCTGGGCGGACATCGCGTTCAACCAGATCTTCATCGCGGTGCCCGTGCTGCTCATCGGGCTGAGCATCGACTACGCGATACACATCTTCATGCGACACCGCGAGGAACGCGAAGCGGTCGGTGAGGGGCCGCGCGGGTCGATGCGGGTCGCGCTCGCCGGCGTCGGCGTCGCCCTCGTCTGGGTGACTGCGACGACCGTCATCGGGTTCCTCTCGAACCTCGTCAGCCCGCTCCCGCCGATTCAGGACTTCGGCATCGTCAGCTCCGTCGGTATCACCGCCGCGCTCCTCGTGTTCGGCGTGCTGATTCCCGCGCTGAAGGTCGAGCTCGACGAGTTCCTCGAATCCCGCGGGTTCGACCGGAAGAAGCGCGCGTTCGGAACGGGCGGCGGCCGCCTCGGGAAGGCACTCACGGTCGGCAGCACGGCGGCGAAGAAGTCGCCGTGGCTCGTCATCCTGTTCGCCGTCCTCCTCAGCGCCGGCGGCGCGTACGGCGCGACACAGGTGGACACCTCGTTCAGCCAGACCGACTTCATCGCGGAGGATCCGCCGGCGTGGATGGAAGACCTTCCGGAGCCGTTCAAACCGCACGACTACACGGCGAAGGAGAACCTCCAGTACGTCAACGAGAACTTCCTCCGGCAGGACTCGCAAGCGCAGATACTGATACAGGGAGCGGTGGCGAGCGACACCGCGCTCGAACGCCTCCACGACGCCCAGCAGGCCGCAGAGCAGAAGAACGTCACCGTCGAGCTCTCCGGCGGCGAGGCCGCTATCACCAGTCCGCTCACGGTGATGGAGCAGGTCGCGGCGCAGAACGAGACGTTCAATCAGACGTACACCGCCGCCGACACCGACGGGAACGGCGTCCCCGACCGGAACGTCGAAGCCGTCTACGACGCGCTGTTCGCCGTCGCGCCCGACCAGGCGAACGGCGTCATCCACCGCACGTCCCCCGACGACTACCAGGCGCTCCGGATGGTCGTCTCCGTCCAAGGCGGCGCGTCCGGCGAAGCGGTCACCGAACAGATGCGCGCCGTCGCGGCGGTCATAGAGGGCGGCGGCCTCACCGCGACCGCGACCGGGCAGAGCATCCTGTTCAAAATCGTTCAAGACCAGCTCCTCGAAACCGTCATCGAGAGCCTCCTCGTGACCCTGGTCGCCATCGTCGTCTTCCTGATGGCGGCCTACCGTCTCACCGAGGGGAGCGCGACGCTCGGCCTCGTCACCTTACTCCCCGTCGTGTTCAGCGTCGCGTGGATTCTCGGGACGATGTACCTCGCGGGAATCCCGTTCAACGTCCTCACGGGGATGATCACGAGCCTCACGGTCGGACTCGGGGTGGCGTACAGCATCCACTTGAGCGAGCGGTACAACCAGGAACTCGAACGCCGCGGAAACGCGTTCGACGCCCTCACCGTCGCACTCAAGGGAACCGGCGGCGCCCTCCTCGGGAGCGCCGCGACCACCGTCGGCGGGTTCGGCGTGCTCGTCTTCGCCGTGCTCCCGCCGCTCCAGCAGTTCGGCATCATCACGGGCATGACCATCATCTACGCGTTCCTCGCGGCCGTGCTCGTCCTCCCGAGCCTCCTCGTCGTCTGGACGCGGTACACCAACCCGCTCGGCGGCGACGAGTTCGAGAACGGCGACGACGCCGAGACCGCAGTCGATATCGGCGAGGGCGCCGACGCGCCGACTCGCGAGGCGTCGCCACGGTTCGTTCAGCCTGGCGGCGAGGCGACGGTCGTCGTCCACCTCCCCGACGTCGCGGGGCGCGCGCTCCTCCGCGAGGACGCGCCCGTCAGCTCCCTCGACCACGTCGACCCCGAACCGCTCAACACCACGGTCACCGATGGCACGCTGTACGCCGTCTGGGAGACCGCGGAGCCGACGCCGGCGCGCGTCGAGTACACCGTCTCCGTCCCGGGGGACGCCCAGGACAACGAGACCGTGCGCTTCGCCGGCGAACTCCGCACTCCGCGCGGCGCGACGAGCGTCGAGGGCGACGGGTTCGTCACCGTCGTCAGCGACGTGTTCGAACGCATCGTCAGCGAGGGCGAAGTCAGCCGGCAAGACCTCGCGCTCGCCGCCCAGCAACTGGAAGCGGGCGCGCTGTCGCCCGAGCAGTACGAACGCATCCACGAACAGTGGCTGAACCAGAACCAGGACGAATGA
- a CDS encoding GNAT family N-acetyltransferase — MTALRYATRADASAVAALRTAAARAFGPGHYTGDELAHWTRERDPDACDFDEGVHLVAERDGDSVGWGWVRPERCELSGVAVHPDHARDGVGTRLLERLESEAADAGCEALSVWAALPAVGFYDANGYECVRRVTLDSGSAALPHVVMRKHGGVEAGAGRAAQAGSSGE; from the coding sequence ATGACGGCACTGCGATACGCGACACGGGCCGATGCATCCGCGGTGGCCGCCCTGCGGACGGCGGCGGCGCGGGCGTTCGGCCCCGGACACTACACGGGCGACGAACTGGCTCACTGGACGCGCGAACGCGACCCCGACGCGTGCGACTTCGACGAGGGCGTGCACCTCGTCGCGGAGCGCGACGGCGACTCCGTCGGCTGGGGGTGGGTGCGGCCCGAGCGATGCGAACTGAGCGGCGTCGCCGTCCACCCCGATCACGCCCGCGACGGCGTGGGGACGCGCCTGCTGGAACGACTCGAGTCCGAGGCGGCGGACGCCGGCTGCGAGGCGCTCTCCGTGTGGGCGGCGCTCCCCGCCGTGGGGTTCTACGACGCGAACGGCTACGAGTGCGTGCGCCGCGTGACGCTCGATTCTGGTTCGGCGGCGCTCCCGCACGTCGTGATGCGCAAGCACGGCGGCGTGGAGGCGGGCGCAGGGCGGGCCGCACAGGCGGGGTCTAGCGGGGAGTAG
- a CDS encoding ABC transporter permease, which yields MSRVSRERVEDALFRAGYWLLFAVILLPILVVFVTSFQQGEYITFPPNEYSLKWYRQFFASEEWLSAVRDSFVIGVGASLLSTVLGVTGSLAVQRSDSVLTRVLPPIILLPLLLPPVVIGLTLLIYVNRIGITSTYLRIVVAHTLWATPLVFFVMQSVFARFDWSLRDAGMDLGGHPLRVFYHVVLPNVRSGVLISAVVAFIVSLQEFIMALFLRSYQVKTVPVLAWTSLQSALTPMVSVVSAFLVLTSIVGVLVAAAVMNMEWLAEQL from the coding sequence ATGTCTAGGGTGTCACGAGAGCGGGTGGAGGACGCGCTGTTTCGAGCGGGCTACTGGCTGCTGTTCGCGGTCATCCTCCTCCCCATCCTCGTCGTGTTCGTCACGTCCTTCCAGCAGGGCGAGTACATCACGTTCCCGCCGAACGAGTACAGCCTGAAGTGGTACCGGCAGTTCTTCGCGAGCGAAGAGTGGCTGAGCGCCGTCCGCGACAGCTTCGTCATCGGCGTCGGCGCGTCCCTCCTCTCGACCGTCCTCGGCGTCACCGGATCGCTCGCCGTGCAGCGATCGGACTCCGTGCTCACGCGCGTTCTTCCGCCGATCATCCTCCTTCCCCTCCTTCTGCCGCCCGTCGTCATCGGACTGACGCTCCTCATCTACGTCAACCGCATCGGCATCACGAGCACGTACCTCCGCATCGTCGTCGCACACACCCTCTGGGCGACCCCGCTGGTGTTCTTCGTGATGCAGTCCGTGTTCGCGCGCTTCGACTGGAGCCTGCGGGACGCCGGAATGGACCTGGGCGGACACCCCCTCCGGGTGTTCTATCACGTCGTCCTGCCGAACGTCCGCAGCGGCGTCCTCATCTCCGCCGTGGTGGCGTTCATCGTCAGCCTTCAGGAGTTCATCATGGCGCTGTTCCTCCGGAGCTACCAGGTGAAGACCGTGCCCGTGCTCGCGTGGACCTCGCTTCAGTCCGCCCTGACGCCGATGGTGAGCGTCGTCTCCGCCTTCCTCGTACTCACCTCTATCGTCGGCGTGCTCGTCGCCGCCGCGGTGATGAACATGGAGTGGCTCGCGGAACAGCTCTAG
- a CDS encoding TrmB family transcriptional regulator — protein MNESAAVDALARLGLSTYEARVFVALQRLGTGTASDVAEVADVPRSQVYGAAEDLEHAGLLEVQQTTPRRYRPVSLDAARDHLRERFEDDRDRAFDYIESVQGELADGDENREAIWTVTGTDAVTDRIADAVEDADDRVLFGTGNVAFFPDAVRDALVDAADRGVAVQIVSEDDAVIAAASDAGLETSGLTTPMEPAPPSSRVALVDGNTIVLGVHDGETETAMWSANSRFASVLTESLETWFANELDV, from the coding sequence ATGAACGAGTCGGCCGCGGTCGACGCCCTCGCCCGGCTCGGCCTCTCGACGTACGAAGCCCGCGTGTTCGTGGCGCTCCAACGCCTCGGCACCGGCACGGCGAGCGACGTCGCCGAAGTCGCGGACGTCCCGCGTTCGCAGGTGTACGGCGCGGCCGAAGACCTCGAACACGCCGGCCTGCTCGAAGTCCAGCAGACGACGCCGCGGCGCTACCGGCCGGTGTCGCTGGACGCGGCGCGCGACCACCTCCGGGAGCGCTTCGAGGACGACCGCGACCGCGCGTTCGACTACATCGAGTCCGTGCAGGGCGAACTCGCTGACGGCGACGAGAACCGGGAAGCCATCTGGACGGTCACGGGAACCGACGCCGTCACCGACCGAATCGCCGACGCCGTCGAAGACGCCGACGACCGCGTGCTCTTCGGCACGGGGAACGTCGCGTTCTTCCCGGACGCCGTCCGGGACGCGCTCGTCGACGCGGCCGACCGCGGCGTCGCCGTGCAGATCGTGAGCGAGGACGACGCCGTCATCGCCGCCGCGTCCGATGCGGGTCTCGAAACCAGCGGGCTCACCACGCCGATGGAACCCGCGCCGCCGTCGAGCCGGGTCGCGCTCGTGGACGGGAACACCATCGTGCTCGGCGTGCACGACGGCGAGACGGAGACCGCGATGTGGAGTGCGAACTCGCGGTTCGCGTCCGTGCTCACCGAATCCCTGGAGACCTGGTTCGCGAACGAACTCGACGTGTAG